The proteins below come from a single Terriglobales bacterium genomic window:
- the pgsA gene encoding CDP-diacylglycerol--glycerol-3-phosphate 3-phosphatidyltransferase — protein sequence MNLPNNITLTRIAAIPLLLWVLRTSLLSDTNGQRELVAVGIFVLASITDGVDGYLARKRNQVTTLGMLLDPLADKLWITAAFVSLVQFNPTMVPAWIAVVVIGREFLVSGLRSIAATQGFTIEASNLGKFKMVVQIITICAAILDRAWYAWPLPFGLLFPVHWIAKVTIWMMVFLSLYSAIDYFAAFWSKIAGSVEKRQRRRAFILSRRRKSSDVPAS from the coding sequence GTGAATCTGCCCAACAACATCACGCTCACGCGCATCGCAGCCATCCCGCTGCTGCTGTGGGTGCTGCGCACCAGCCTGCTGAGCGACACCAACGGCCAGCGCGAGCTGGTCGCGGTCGGCATCTTCGTGCTCGCCTCCATCACCGACGGGGTGGACGGCTACCTGGCGCGCAAGCGCAACCAGGTCACCACGCTCGGCATGCTGCTCGACCCGCTGGCCGACAAGCTGTGGATCACCGCCGCCTTCGTGTCGCTCGTGCAGTTCAACCCGACGATGGTCCCCGCCTGGATCGCGGTGGTCGTGATCGGGCGGGAGTTCCTGGTCTCGGGGCTGCGCTCCATCGCGGCGACGCAGGGCTTCACCATCGAGGCCAGCAACCTCGGCAAGTTCAAGATGGTGGTGCAGATCATCACCATCTGCGCGGCCATCCTCGACCGCGCGTGGTACGCGTGGCCCCTGCCCTTCGGATTGCTCTTCCCCGTCCACTGGATCGCGAAGGTCACCATCTGGATGATGGTGTTCCTGTCGCTGTACTCGGCCATCGATTACTTCGCGGCCTTCTGGTCGAAGATCGCGGGCTCGGTGGAGAAGCGCCAGCGCCGGCGCGCCTTCATCCTGAGCCGCCGCAGGAAATCGTCCGATGTCCCTGCCAGCTAG